One segment of Synchiropus splendidus isolate RoL2022-P1 chromosome 4, RoL_Sspl_1.0, whole genome shotgun sequence DNA contains the following:
- the ssbp1 gene encoding single-stranded DNA-binding protein, mitochondrial, whose amino-acid sequence MLRSPSMQLLRQVVRHRSTDTSLILERSINRVQLLGRVGQDPVMRQVEGRNPVTIFSLATNEMWRSGEGEMSTTGDISQKTTWHRVSVFKPGLRDVAYQYVKKGSRILVDGKLDYGEYVDKNQVRRQATTIIADNIVFLSDNIRDRA is encoded by the exons ATGTTAAGAAGTCCCTCCATGCAG CTTCTCAGGCAGGTGGTGAGACACCGGAGCACAGACACCAGCCTGATCCTGGAGAGAT CAATAAACCGTGTCCAGCTGTTGGGTCGAGTTGGTCAAGATCCTGTGATGAGACAAGTTGAAGGTCGCAACCCCGTCACCATCTTCTCTTTGGCGACCAACGAAATGTGGCGCTCAGGCGAAGGAGAGATGAGCACAACAG GTGACATCAGTCAGAAGACGACGTGGCATCGCGTGTCCGTGTTCAAACCTGGTCTGAGAGATGTGGCTTATCAGTATGTCAAGAAAGG GTCAAGGATTCTGGTTGATGGGAAGTTGGACTATGGAGAGTATGTCGACAAGAACCAAGTGAGACGCCAAGCAACGACCATCATTGCAG ACAACATTGTCTTTCTCAGTGACAACATTCGGGACAGAGCTTGA